From Ipomoea triloba cultivar NCNSP0323 chromosome 5, ASM357664v1, the proteins below share one genomic window:
- the LOC116020800 gene encoding probable BOI-related E3 ubiquitin-protein ligase 3, whose amino-acid sequence MAVEAQRLNVFPAQLLTRETMDGIQGNGNLYAGSAVGYGTVPLSGNQIAEPLFPMYCSSPIESFPAKNAMKSDSGLTYGLPPSRKRSREEANPLISYPAFQNNTSNRCGSFSFLGEDISLQIQQQQLEVDRFIAQHMEKVRMEIEDRRKRYARSILAVVEEGIRKRLRAKEEEIENIGKLNWALEERVKSLCVENQIWRELAQTNEATANALRSNLEQVLAHVEQRNGNVNGGVRVGQAAELMDDAQSCCSSNHGGGCGVDAQTEGCSLAETGAEVGMVVKDRGNLQDDGGVCGRKSQSCENNGSGSNSSSSSRLCRNCGKAESCVLLLPCRHLCLCTACGSSILTCPICKSTKNASLRVNFSS is encoded by the exons ATGGCTGTTGAAGCCCAACGTCTCAATGTTTTCCCTGCTCAGTTACTCACCAG AGAAACAATGGATGGCATTCAAGGTAACGGAAATCTGTATGCCGGCAGTGCGGTAGGTTATGGAACGGTGCCTTTATCGGGGAACCAAATAGCGGAGCCGCTATTCCCCATGTACTGCTCCTCGCCGATCGAATCGTTTCCGGCGAAGAATGCAATGAAGTCCGACAGCGGCCTCACCTATGGGCTTCCGCCGTCGCGGAAACGGTCACGAGAGGAAGCCAATCCGTTGATCAGTTATCCGGCGTTCCAGAACAACACTAGTAACCGTTGCGGTTCCTTCAGTTTCTTAGGCGAAGATATTTCGCTGCAAATCCAACAACAGCAGTTAGAGGTCGATCGCTTCATCGCTCAACAT ATGGAGAAGGTTAGGATGGAAATTGAAGATAGACGAAAGCGATATGCAAGGAGCATTTTAGCGGTGGTTGAAGAAGGAATCCGAAAGCGATTGAGGGCGAAAGAGGAAGAAATTGAGAACATCGGAAAACTGAATTGGGCGTTGGAAGAGAGAGTGAAGTCTCTGTGCGTAGAGAACCAGATATGGAGAGAGCTGGCGCAGACGAACGAAGCCACAGCCAACGCTCTACGCAGCAATCTGGAACAAGTCCTGGCCCACGTGGAGCAGCGCAATGGCAATGTTAATGGCGGAGTAAGGGTAGGCCAGGCGGCGGAATTGATGGATGACGCTCAATCGTGTTGCAGCAGCAATCACGGAGGCGGTTGTGGCGTCGACGCTCAGACGGAAGGGTGCAGTTTAGCAGAGACCGGCGCGGAAGTAGGAATGGTGGTCAAGGATAGGGGCAATCTCCAGGACGACGGCGGCGTATGTGGAAGAAAGAGTCAAAGTTGCGAGAATAATGGCAGTGgcagcaacagcagcagcagcagcagattATGCAGAAACTGTGGGAAAGCGGAGTCGTGCGTTCTGCTTTTGCCGTGCAGGCATCTGTGCCTCTGTACTGCTTGTGGCTCCTCCATCCTCACTTGCCCAATCTGTAAATCCACCAAAAATGCTAGTCTTCGCGTCAATTTCTCCTCTTAG